The following coding sequences lie in one Vigna radiata var. radiata cultivar VC1973A unplaced genomic scaffold, Vradiata_ver6 scaffold_73, whole genome shotgun sequence genomic window:
- the LOC106779922 gene encoding probable nucleoredoxin 1 has translation MAASADVTHDVVSLLSSPERDYLLRNNGDQVKIENLKGKKVGIYFSASWCGPCRKFTPTLVEAYDEVVSKGDFEVVFASADEDDEAFKGYFSKMPWLAIPFSDSETRSRLDELFQVRGIPNLVLLDETGKVVTEDGVDIVREYGVEAYPFTSARIQELRDREEEARRNQSVRSLLISPSRDFVISSNGNNVPVSELEGKTVGLYFSHNSFGPSSDFTPKLVRVYEELKARGENFEVVLIPLDEDEESFKEVLGSVPWLSLPFKDKFCGKLAQYFELSTLPTLVILGPDGKTLNSNVAEAIEDHGVVAYPFTPEKFAELDEILKAREAAQTLESILVSEDLDFVIGKDGVQVPVSELNGKVVLLYFSAHWCPPCRAFLPKLVDAYHEIKAKGNALEIVFISSDKDQASFDEFFGGMPWLALPFGDSRKRSLSRKFRVSGIPMLVAIGSSGRTLTTKARDLVLQYGARAYPFTDEKIKELEAEEDEIAKGWPEKLTHETHEHELALTRRKVYYCDGCNEQGHAWSYYCEKCDFDLHPKCVLKEDKVSKDDDTDVKEEDKSKDGWVCDGEVCKKV, from the exons ATGGCAGCATCTGCGGATGTCACCCACGATGTTGTCTCCCTTCTCTCTTCACCCGAAAGGGACTATCTTCTGAGGAACAACGGCGATCAG GTGAAAATTGAGAACTTGAAGGGAAAGAAAGTTGGTATATATTTTTCGGCATCCTGGTGTGGTCCCTGTCGAAAATTCACGCCAACTTTGGTGGAGGCATACGATGAGGTTGTGTCAAAAGGTGACTTTGAGGTCGTTTTTGCTTCGGCTGATGAAGATGACGAGGCTTTTAAAGGTTACTTTTCCAAGATGCCATGGCTTGCAATTCCATTTTCTGATTCGGAGACACGCAGCCGCCTTGATGAATTGTTTCAAGTGAGGGGTATTCCCAATCTCGTATTACTTGATGAAACTGGCAAAGTAGTGACTGAAGATGGAGTTGATATTGTACGTGAATATGGTGTTGAAGCATACCCCTTTACATCAGCAAGGATCCAAGAGTTGAGAGATCGGGAAGAGGAAGCTAGGAGGAACCAGTCCGTGAGATCACTCTTGATCTCTCCATCGCGTGACTTTGTTATATCATCCAATGGAAACAAT GTACCTGTCTCTGAGCTTGAGGGCAAGACAGTTGGGCTGTATTTCTCTCATAATTCATTCGGACCAAGCAGTGACTTTACTCCAAAGCTTGTGAGAGTTTATGAGGAGCTGAAAGCCAGGGGGGAGAACTTTGAGGTTGTGTTGATACCcttagatgaagatgaagaatcaTTTAAGGAAGTATTGGGAAGTGTACCTTGGTTATCCTTGCCTTTCAAGGACAAATTCTGCGGGAAGCTGGCTCAGTACTTTGAGCTTTCAACCCTCCCCACTTTGGTTATCCTCGGGCCTGATGGGAAAACTCTTAATTCTAATGTTGCTGAAGCTATTGAGGATCATGGGGTTGTTGCATACCCATTCACTCCTGAAAAGTTTGCTGAGCTTGATGAAATTTTGAAGGCCAGGGAGGCAGCTCAAACCCTTGAGTCAATTTTGGTGTCTGAGGATCTTGATTTTGTCATTGGCAAAGATGGGGTGCAG GTTCCTGTGTCCGAATTAAACGGGAAGGTCGTCCTGCTATACTTCTCAGCACACTGGTGTCCTCCATGCCGCGCATTCCTTCCAAAACTTGTTGATGCATATCATGAGATTAAGGCAAAGGGCAATGCATTAGAAATTGTTTTCATCTCAAGTGACAAAGATCAAGCCTCCTTTGATGAATTCTTTGGAGGAATGCCATGGTTAGCACTTCCCTTTGGGGACTCTAGGAAGAGATCCTTGAGTCGCAAGTTCAGGGTATCTGGCATCCCCATGCTTGTGGCCATTGGATCAAGCGGCCGAACTTTGACAACTAAGGCTCGAGATCTGGTTTTGCAATATGGGGCTCGTGCATACCCTTTCACTgatgagaaaataaaggaattaGAGGCAGAAGAAGATGAGATTGCAAAGGGGTGGCCAGAGAAGTTGACACATGAAACCCATGAGCATGAGCTTGCGTTGACACGCCGCAAGGTGTATTACTGTGATGGATGCAATGAACAGGGCCACGCATGGTCGTATTACTGTGAAAAATGTGACTTTGATCTGCACCCAAAATGTGTGTTGAAGGAGGACAAAGTAAGCAAAGATGATGATACTGACGTTAAGGAAGAAGACAAATCGAAAGATGGATGGGTATGTGATGGAGAAGTCTGCAAAAAAGTCTGA